TCGAGGAACTCGGGTTCCGACCGGCCGACGTCGAACACATTGTCCTGACGCACTGCGATCCGGATCACACGGGGGGACTGGCCGACTTTCCGCACGCGACCGTTCACGTCTCAACGGAAGAACAAGCGAGCGCGGAAGCGGGCCACTGGCGTTACTTGCCCGGTCACTTCGCGCACGGCATTCAGTGGTGTGTTCACGCACCGAGTTCGGATCTGTGGTTCGGTTTAGAGGCCCGGCGCCTGGACCTCGGATTCGCCTCCGAAGTGCTACTCGTACCGCTGTTCGGACACACGCTCGGGCACTGCGGGGTCGCGGTGAAACAGGGCGAGCGCTGGGTGCTGCACGTGGGCGACGCTTATTACCTGCGGGTCGAACTGGAACGCGACGACCACCCGGTATCGGCGCTCACCACGCAACGGGCGGACGACAACGCGAAGCGCGTCGCGAGTCTGGAACACCTCCGGCGACTGGCGCGCGATTATTCCCGCGACATCGATATGCTCGGCTACCACGACTTCAGTGAGTTTCCGCGCGCGCCCGAATCACCCGCTTTCTGAACAACACTATGACGACAATCGTTCGCCCGATTCGTGACACGGATCGGGCCGAGTGGCTGCGTATGCGGCACGTGCTCTGGCCGGAAGGAACGGCGGACGAACACGCCGCCGAGATCGCGGACTATTTGAACGGCCGGCCCCCGACCGAATCCGGGCTGCTTCTGGCGTCCGCGGTGTTTGTTGCGGAACGAGCGAGCGGTGGTTTGTGCGGGCTCCTGGAAGCGTCCATTCGGACGTGTGCGGAGGGCTGCGAAACCAATCGCGTGGGGTACGTTGAAGGCTGGTTCGTGGACCCGGACGTGCGCCGGAGTGGGATCGGGAAGCAACTCGTTGCGGCAGCGGAAGCGTGGGCCACCGAACGCGGGTGCCGGGAAATGGCGTCGGACGCCTACGTCGAAAACACCGTCAGCCGCGACGCCCACCGCGCGCTCGGGTTCACCGAATCGTGCCGGCTGGCCCACTTCAGCAAAACACTGTCCGGCCCGACAAGCGCCGATCGCACGAACGAACACCGACTCACGCTGCTCGCGCTTGCCGGAACATTCGCGGTGTGCAAGTTGCCGGTCGGTTGTGCAATTCCGGAGTGGGCGACCACCGCAAAGGGCTTGTTCTCGATTACCCGAACCGCGGATGAGCTTTCTATCGTGTGTGCAGAGGCTGCGGTGCCCGAAGACGTGCAATGCGAGCGCGACCGGCGGTGCTTGCGGGTCGCGGGCGCGATGCCGTTCGCGCTGGTCGGTGTGCTGGCAGTGCTCACGGCCCCGCTCGCCAGTGCGGGCGTAAGCGTGTTCGCCGTTTCGACCTTCGACACCGACTATCTCTTGCTGAAAGCCCGCGACTTCGAGAACGCGATCCGTGCGTTGCGAGCAGCCGGACACGTTGTTGAAGCAAGAGCGGGCGAGTAACCCTTCTCCGCAGGGTTACTTGCAGTTCTTCTCGACGAACGCGCGAAACGCCTTGTTCAGCGGATCCGCGTCGTTCACGAACTGGATGATGATTGTGTAGTGGTTGCGCTCCTTGCACTTGATGAGTTCGGTCGGGCTATCGACTTTCTTCAGTGCCGCGTGCATGTCTTCGGCCATCTTGTCGAGTTGCGGGAAATCGTTGTCCGCGTAGGCGATGAAGAACGGCGGGTGCTTGCCGGCCGCGTGGGTCAGCGGGGACGCGAGCTTGCACACCTTCTCGTCCTTACCGAACGGTCCGTCGAACACCCTTTCGCCCGCAATAATCCGGTACACACCGCTCAACGACGCGACGCCCTTAATCTCTTTCGGGGAATGTTTTTCCGCCTTGAGGTACTGCTCGTCTGTCACGAGTAGCGACACGAGGTGCCCGCCCGCGGAGTGCCCGCACAGGAAGAGCTGCTCCTGCTTGCCCCCGTACTTCGCGATGTTCTCGGCCGTCCACGCGAACGCCTTCGCCACGTCTTCAATATGGCCCGGGTGCTGCACTTGAGGTGAAAGGCGATAGTTGCAGATCACGCACCCGATGCCGTCGGCCGCGAGCGACTGACCGAGGGACGCGTAGATGTTCTTGTTACCGCTCTTCCAGCTCCCACCGTGGACGAACAGCACGGTCGGAAAGCCCTTTTTGCCCTTCGGAACGTACACATCGAGGACGTGTCGTGCCTTGTCTGCGCCCTTGTCCGTGCGGTACGCGATGTCGGCGTGTTTCTCGAACAGCGCCGATTTGTCGTCGGCCGGCGCGCTGACGCCCAGCGCCGCCAGCACCCACAGTACGTTCATCGCGCTCGCCTCGTCGTCGAGTAGGGAGTCCAACTGGTGGTAATTGTAGCGCACGATACCTCTCGATGTGATGAAAGCTCACACCGAGATTAGATTCGCTCATCGGCGCAAGAGATTCAGTCGGCAAACACGCGGGAGTAGACTTCGTCGTTGAACCCGACCACGAGTGTCCGACCGACGCGGGCCGTCGGCGCCCGCAGGTTGCCCGTCGGCCCCATCATGCGTGCGAGGAGCGTCTCGTCGTCGGGGCGGTCGTTCTTCAAGTCGAACGTCTCGACCTTCGGCCCCTTCATGGCAATGAGCGTGTCGACGCCGTCGAGTAGCGCAAGCGCATCGTCCGCACTGTAGCGAACTTTGGTCGCGTTTACGATTTCCTTCACGGGCACACCGATGGCATCGCGCGACGCTTCCGCCCGTTTGCAGGTGATGCACGATTTTCGGTGATACAGCCAGTCGATTTGTTGGGGCACGGGTGCGGACCTCCGGGGAAATCGGAAAGCCCGCGAACGTCGTTCGCGGGCTTTCACGTGTAACCGATTCGCCGGTCTACTTCTTAACCTGGTTCGCGGAACGCTCACGGCACCGCCGGGCGGCGCGCCCCTGCGCATGCAGGAGAACCACGACCAGCGGGGTTGTTCCAGACTCCTGCATGCGCAGGGGCGCGCCGCCCGAAAGCGGTGCTGGAACAGCGTTCCCCGAGATGCATGGGATAGCAATCGCTCGGACGACGCAACATCGTCCTGCAGCAGAGCAGCGAGCTAAACCGTACTGAATCGGTTGAATGCGTTGTAGTCGAGTGGAGTGCGGGGGCAAGCGCGAGGGAAGACAACTTACCCCCGTCCCCCTCCCTAAAGGGAAGGAGAAAAGCAAAGGCAACCTAACTCCCTAACCCCCTTCGCCTCTGTTCTCGCCGGTCCTGTCAGCGGAGCTTCTCGCGGACCGGCGGCGAAGAAAGGGGGAACAGAACCAAATAGCAAACCAAACTCTAGTTACATCGCTGTTCACTCACCGACCTCCGGCGCCTGCTCCCCTTCCTTTCTAGGGAAGGGGTTGGGGGGTTAGGTTCCCCGATCAACTCCGCGGCAGCGCGAACTCGAACGTGTCTGTGTCCACGAACGCTCGCGTCGCCAGGTCGTACACGCGACGTTGCCCCTTCAGGTGCCAGCCATCGACGGTGTAATCGTGGTAGCCCCACCGGCGCGTTTGTGTGGAACTCCCAGTGCAGATCGTCGGGAACGGCAGGTTCGGTGCGGTCGGTAGCGTGTACCAGTGGTGCCGGTGCCCGTGCAACCACAAGCTCACGCCGCACTCGGCTGCGATGTCGCGTGCCGCGTGCCAGTCGTGGAGCCGGTGCCAGCGGGGTTCGATCTGGTGCCCCTCTTTCAAAAGCGGGTAATGACTTACGACGATGCGCGGGCCGGCGTCCAGCGTGGCGCACAGCGCTCGAAAGCTTTCGAGCTGCGGAACTCCGACGCGCCCGGTCGCGTCCCAGAAAAGAACGTTCGGCTTCGCGGAGTTGAGCGCGATCAGCCACACGTGCCCGACTTTCTGTGCAAACGGGTACGAGTGCGCGCTTACTCGCTGCCCTTGTTGCCACGGCGCGAAGGGCGTTTCAAAGAACCGGTCGCGGACCGAGCGCCGGATGTAGAGGTCGTGGTTGCCCGGAACGGCGATCCCGGGCGGAAGGGCCGCGTCGCCCACCCCGAGCCGCGTCGCCGCTTCGGCCATCTCGGAGGGGAAGCCGAGTGCGGTCGCGTCGCCGGAGAACACGAGGTGGTCGAAGCCGCGCGACGCGAACTCGGTCCGGAGCGCGGCCGTGACGTCGTTCGCGTGGAAGAACCGCGCCCCGCGCCCGAGCAACCTCACGTTTATCAGGCCCGTGGTGCGCTTGTTGAACGTGTCCCGCACCCGCCAACCGAGCGGCCGGGCGGTCAGGTGAATGTCGCTGAAGTGCGCGAGTCGGATTGCCATGTTCGGAAGTTGTCGTGCGGCCCCGGGCGGTACGGAATACAACCGACCATTGTAGGGTATCGCGGCGCGCGACCGGTGGCAGGTGCCTTCCGTTCCGTGCTCCGCACTCCGCGTTCCGCGTTGAGAGCATGATTACTTACAACTTCTCCGGCAAAGTGGTTCTCGTTACCGGTAGCTCGCGCGGGATCGGCGCGGGCGTGCTGACCGCGTTCGCGCGGGCCGGCGCGACGTGCGTGCTCCACTTCTGGGACGACCCCACGGGCGCGAACCGCAAGGACGCCGAAGCGCTGGCGGCCGAGTTCCGCGGACTGGAGAGCAAGCCGCCGGTTCACATTTTCGCGGGCGACGTGCGCAACGCGGCCCAGGTCGAAGCCCTCATGAAGCAGGTGAAGGACCAGTGCGGCGGGCTGGACGTGCTCGTGAACAACGCGGGCATCATCAAGGACCGCACGCTGAAAAAGATGACGCTCGACGAATGGCACGCGGTCATTCAGACGAACCTCGACGGCGTGTTCCACTGCTGCAAGTACGGCACCGAGATCCTGCGCGACGGCGGGCGCATCGTGAACGTCGCATCGGTCGCGGGGCTGGTCGGCTTCCACGGCCAGACCAACTACGCCGCCGCGAAAGCCGGGGTGATCGGCCTCACGCGCGTGCTGTCGAAGGAACTCGCGCGTCGGCAGATCACCGCCAACGCGGTCGCGCCGGGCGTGATCCAGACGCCGATGCTCGGCGAGATCAAGCCCGAGGTCATGACCGAATACCTGAAGCAGATCCCCGCGGGGCGCCTGGGCAAACCGGAAGACATCGCGAACGCGGTGCTGTTCCTCGCGGCCGAGGAGAGCGGGTACATCACCGGGCAGGTGCTCCCCGTCACCGGCGGGTGGGTGTGATTTCTGGCCGGGCGCCCGACGACAAGGTAAGCTGAATCGACTCGACACTCTGGAACCAATCTCCATGAAACGACACGTAACTCGCGGTCTGGTGGCGCTGGGGTTGATGACACTGGCGGCCACGGTGAGCGCGCAGAGCGTCCCGGACACGGTCGAGGTGCGTAACCGCAAGGACGGGACCACAAAGACCTACTCCGGGCAGTTAAAGGCCGGCCCCGCAGGGTTCCAGGTGTTCAGCGGGGAGAAGCTCGACAAGGCCAGTGAAACGTTCGCGCCGGACGACATCCTCAAAGTCTCGATCGGAGACTTGCCCGGCGTGGAGCGAAATGCCTTCACCGCGGCCAAGGTCAAAGAAGACAAGAAGACCGCGAAGGACTACACGGAAGCCAACGATGGCTACAAGGCGCTCATCAAACCGGGACTCGCGGAGCGGAGCAAGCGGCACCTGGAATTCCGAATCGCGAGTGTGAAGCAGAAGCTCGCGGACGACCTCGAAGGCGACGCCTGGGCCAAAGCCGTGGACGCCGCGATCCTCAACTGGAAAGAGTTCTGCGATGTCTACTGGGCTGCTCCCGGGTGGGAACTGTGGCCCGCGGTGCGAGCAATGACGCGCCTCCAGATCGAGCGCCGAAAATACAGCGACGCGGCCTCCGCGTGGGCGAAACTACGGGGCGCCGCGGACCTGTCGCCCGAAGCGAAACTCGAAGCCGGACTCCAGGAGATCGACTGCCGGATTCGCGGTAAGGAGTACGCATTGGTCGCGAGCACTGCGGACGATCTCATGAAAACTGTCACCGGGGCCCGCAAGGAGCGACTCGCCATCTACCAACTGGCCGCAAAAGAGGGGGGTAGCGGAAGGTACCAGGAGGGCATCGACAAGGTCAAAGCCGAGATGGACAAGTCGAAAGACCCGTCCGTTCACGCTACCGGGTTCGCAGTGACAGGCGAATTGTACCTCGCGGCCGGCAAGCCCCGCGACGCGATGTGGGCGTACCTGTTCGTGGAAACGGTCGTGAACCAGGACAAAGAAGAAGTGTTCAAAGCGGTTTCGCGCCTCACCGAAATCTTCGAGGCCCAAATGGACGAGGAACAGGCCAAGAAATACCGCGAGAAGATTAAACGCTCCCGCGGCACGTTGTAAAAGACAGGGCAAAGAACAGAGCCGCGGATAACGCAGATCACGCAGATCAAGACCAAAACAGAATTGTGGACGGGATCAACAAGATTAGCAGGATTCGGAACAGGGCCGTCTAGTTCTCACGGTTACGTAGTTCCACCCGCTCGTT
This region of Gemmata massiliana genomic DNA includes:
- a CDS encoding GNAT family N-acetyltransferase; translation: MTTIVRPIRDTDRAEWLRMRHVLWPEGTADEHAAEIADYLNGRPPTESGLLLASAVFVAERASGGLCGLLEASIRTCAEGCETNRVGYVEGWFVDPDVRRSGIGKQLVAAAEAWATERGCREMASDAYVENTVSRDAHRALGFTESCRLAHFSKTLSGPTSADRTNEHRLTLLALAGTFAVCKLPVGCAIPEWATTAKGLFSITRTADELSIVCAEAAVPEDVQCERDRRCLRVAGAMPFALVGVLAVLTAPLASAGVSVFAVSTFDTDYLLLKARDFENAIRALRAAGHVVEARAGE
- a CDS encoding metallophosphoesterase family protein; the protein is MAIRLAHFSDIHLTARPLGWRVRDTFNKRTTGLINVRLLGRGARFFHANDVTAALRTEFASRGFDHLVFSGDATALGFPSEMAEAATRLGVGDAALPPGIAVPGNHDLYIRRSVRDRFFETPFAPWQQGQRVSAHSYPFAQKVGHVWLIALNSAKPNVLFWDATGRVGVPQLESFRALCATLDAGPRIVVSHYPLLKEGHQIEPRWHRLHDWHAARDIAAECGVSLWLHGHRHHWYTLPTAPNLPFPTICTGSSTQTRRWGYHDYTVDGWHLKGQRRVYDLATRAFVDTDTFEFALPRS
- a CDS encoding alpha/beta hydrolase — protein: MRYNYHQLDSLLDDEASAMNVLWVLAALGVSAPADDKSALFEKHADIAYRTDKGADKARHVLDVYVPKGKKGFPTVLFVHGGSWKSGNKNIYASLGQSLAADGIGCVICNYRLSPQVQHPGHIEDVAKAFAWTAENIAKYGGKQEQLFLCGHSAGGHLVSLLVTDEQYLKAEKHSPKEIKGVASLSGVYRIIAGERVFDGPFGKDEKVCKLASPLTHAAGKHPPFFIAYADNDFPQLDKMAEDMHAALKKVDSPTELIKCKERNHYTIIIQFVNDADPLNKAFRAFVEKNCK
- a CDS encoding ArsC family (seleno)protein, producing MPQQIDWLYHRKSCITCKRAEASRDAIGVPVKEIVNATKVRYSADDALALLDGVDTLIAMKGPKVETFDLKNDRPDDETLLARMMGPTGNLRAPTARVGRTLVVGFNDEVYSRVFAD
- a CDS encoding MBL fold metallo-hydrolase, encoding MTRIHHLNCGTLHAPPNPAASCHCLLLEDANGLALVDTGIGLADVRNPLERIGQPLIDIAGFQFHEDQTAVRRVEELGFRPADVEHIVLTHCDPDHTGGLADFPHATVHVSTEEQASAEAGHWRYLPGHFAHGIQWCVHAPSSDLWFGLEARRLDLGFASEVLLVPLFGHTLGHCGVAVKQGERWVLHVGDAYYLRVELERDDHPVSALTTQRADDNAKRVASLEHLRRLARDYSRDIDMLGYHDFSEFPRAPESPAF
- the fabG gene encoding 3-oxoacyl-ACP reductase FabG, which translates into the protein MITYNFSGKVVLVTGSSRGIGAGVLTAFARAGATCVLHFWDDPTGANRKDAEALAAEFRGLESKPPVHIFAGDVRNAAQVEALMKQVKDQCGGLDVLVNNAGIIKDRTLKKMTLDEWHAVIQTNLDGVFHCCKYGTEILRDGGRIVNVASVAGLVGFHGQTNYAAAKAGVIGLTRVLSKELARRQITANAVAPGVIQTPMLGEIKPEVMTEYLKQIPAGRLGKPEDIANAVLFLAAEESGYITGQVLPVTGGWV